A single window of Crassostrea angulata isolate pt1a10 chromosome 8, ASM2561291v2, whole genome shotgun sequence DNA harbors:
- the LOC128158913 gene encoding protein piccolo-like isoform X4 → MVLAYVFVFNVAASQFYLTWIYRVQSWILSITALCINQSVFVGFVWFLFAYILYNVSGAKGLLHFLSRGREKLLFCVMGNDTSSIPSEATTPVSPSSEWQSVYSIGSKRRSSVSSTRLPSPSEPPEPDLSHLSEDEIRTIRSVIGRAKTMQQEEQQRIRELEEDYIAHATSVEQRALSVEVEKPEVHLCPICLKNELSVEEPPGVRSGQNICNDCGVLTCNDCGAFQGSMTSKLQEWVCVVCGKRRKLVFSTGLWHPGVDPNEEVPLERELQSQLEKLKTEEKPKPPLEKAISTDQAPKRPPLPRQKSLPVPAILPKVTEKTVSPQQKDASQSSLSGRSDTNVPEGSESEDYATLPTKPNSKFGSALWNMMGSCARGPMGRSVRSRSDSESSDVTSDVDMVDVSMQYQQGDAISPDDGSDDYSMMSIGSSGEDSLKRRPKHRPRSLSIPRSQSATSSDDETSDSNVSTDTECRLAHLDGMDGELVARAASAFAEEMEDFKSHDPWKELQIKPEPEIHEDMKKRSPYAPRSPSWREGLESPPFSPRRRDSYPGKKRGSPTRSPKDRHHFTFPDTTSPNAKQPQSETDALFEAEYAEEPPQFVHSVHSLEDKDAHGYTASNYGKDRQKDHSGIVEYECEPRIIARIPESTACMDLATYAATIASNTANLTQMSVSPTNLNAHDRDRMISPDSQGSVSPISPGYYEHGTIPEEDEDEEEIELADPSSKSIDYQGSKRQKVRPPSTDWSPVIDLSPILDVSPSIEEAEQEDMLVMQEQERRRRESQEEDTSGDESKHYFQPVKEEDDLKSFYGLKRYERVEDICKLLDIPASEFENIQTSAEPQPNVPVVTTADLCKPSTTTTEQAIPSSVSSIITAKDAPAKENKTKLNNSTVVSTSRAKPDSIDGASPSSDKSDGKSDGKTKDSKTRRKLPEPTADMIAQHSRKKKPLPPLPPTTLQREPESDKKNKNYATVIIPERKFTSAASKSLTEAQPTKSLKDQVQKQDSEERRRRAKDLKAKPDPLLIQHIEAEEQSLSPQYKVLDSPPSPESRSSLKRDYSDSTSVSPSSSPDRELYPFPSPVTPPDSDSSPPKPHSPSSPGTDNFDEDGDLRERTSSAEAIYECIFPVPAGKTDNTGKVTPGKGRKKSDQSAVDGKKVRRKLPPLPPEEASATPPPIPPKPKSYSSARRNSARQRSGYITPSSTSDESMNEEDFEVAMLTKQRRMNDLDKPSLDRWNGNYLPPDMDDSKVKKNVKQMYNEDVKANIPPDVSVEIDRAMDQYNREKDETDQIIDSMITIYGVPITQAMKSLKKRLQEELRRATEGRRQRIEEIEEIRALQAQICELKLSQDYAKVQAKRNAQKQAAGKSAGPGNKKRGSAPMAAPRSSPQVMPRRSRHKRQSSDPMISKFSPIKEDKDIEADFQLKTHKTNEEASQKYITDDSSQSGLSDNESIRSEPAFNSRNKKTKPSAYTDMFYNQNNPARKPNIEPSSSLPSLPPKCHSDTNLPEKAKSKSAMYVSDDDESRAREDRKQKLQQEIEKRKKKLEETTKLKTELFNLTRSGQVMAHSYDDIPKKSSRTYPSSRPIPTGIIKPIEDDDDFDDGSDDNEFVTRSHQEINKASVVESSEANYSSSEYLAHKQESVRRSRLEDVTSYSSPYLFTGNINDPRVSKTTKQKVDFYLDPASRDAVITSSVTLPDLHSRRADMEYPPPKDYGAMSDTETSPPSDSTPAMPLLDDVKERSRQIIHGIGTGSRPVSAEFNFSGGVEDLMNGMHRVESDNSVDADEPIMKHMMEGGVTILKQLERKKQPPPPQPKVYDFPIKRILLTRDPKDRSIKAGNGLGMKIVGGRTIPGTKTVGAYVAAIYQGGVAEQLLGELQEGDQILEWNGIDLSDKTYEEVQTIICQPNGEIELVVRPAPHRAGRSKTEESYGSSYDNFEFVSDDVYEKCVKSNLGVDPGQLAAQLAGINDTESPNASQSSSQHEYFTPSVSSQCSSPRSDPASVSSDRQRGNSSDDRSQRTSLDDRQTTRANVDEKTARNHTQDRHQRSSLDERSQRSASDDRPQRCSLDERSSRSTYNGRSQRTSLESKSQRTSLERSPRPSPRPSPRPSVEEKRKQVATPDDRHQSRVLEKSDSVDKVDKSTQQEDKYWGDIQLQLGHDEHESNLHIHVIQARNLKPKDINGLSDPFVKIYLLPGRCSENKRRTKHISRTLNPEWHQTVTFQNIHHEEVKYKTLEITVWDYDRFKANDFLGEVVIDLAVEGFLNDEPHWYPLQDHDPTRGVELPKPTVLPPSGKTNDIRKNFASQSVYRTSRDSPNMQRRKKEKPDNMGRRRRSLGNLSDVDQLKSVNMRNAVFVQ, encoded by the exons ATGGTACTAGCGTATGTTTTCGTTTTCAATGTCGCAGCCAGCCAATTCTACTTAACATGGATATATCGTGTACAATCCTGGATTCTGTCGATTACAGCACTATGTATCAACCAGTCTGTGTTTGTCGGATTTGTGTGGTTTCTATTTGCATACATCCTTTACAATGTCAGTGGAGCCAAAGGCTTGTTACACTTCCTGTCACGCGGTAGGGAGAAGTTATTATTTTGTGTGATGGGGAATGACACCAGCAGTATCCCCTCAGAGGCCACGACCCCCGTCTCCCCCTCCTCGGAATGGCAGTCCGTCTACTCCATTGGGTCCAAAAGACGGTCCTCCGTTTCCTCCACGAGACTTCCGTCTCCATCAGAGCCACCGGAACCGGATCTTAGTCATCTATCAGAGGATGAAATCCGGACCATCCGGTCCGTCATTGGCCGGGCCAAGACCATGCAGCAGGAGGAACAGCAGAGGATTAG aGAACTGGAGGAGGACTACATTGCGCATGCTACATCGGTCGAACAGAGGGCGCTGTCGGTGGAAGTGGAGAAACCAGAAGTCCATTTATGTCCAATCTGCCTTAAAAACGAGCTCAGTGTTGAGGAACCCCCTGGGGTTCGCTCGggtcaaaatatatgcaatgactgTGGGGTCCTGACCTGTAATGATTGCGGGGCCTTTCAGGGGTCGATGACGTCAAAG CTCCAGGAATGGGTGTGTGTTGTTTGTGGAAAGAGAAGAAAACTGGTGTTCAGTACCGGACTGTGGCACCCCGGGGTCGACCCAAATGAGGAGGTACCCCTGGAGAGAGAGCTGCAGTCACAACTAGAGAAACTTAAG ACGGAGGAAAAACCCAAACCTCCGTTGGAAAAAGCCATTTCCACAGACCAAGCGCCAAAAAGACCGCCACTACCTCGGCaaaaatcacttccggttcccGCCATTCTTCCCAAAGTCACGGAGAAGACAGTGTCACCTCAGCAAAAGGACGCGAGTCAGAGCAGCCTATCTGGCCGGAGTGACACCAATGTTCCCGAGGGTTCGGAGTCCGAGGACTATGCAACATTGCCGACAAAACCAAACTCTAAGTTTGGCT CCGCTCTGTGGAACATGATGGGAAGCTGTG CTAGGGGGCCTATGGGACGAAGTGTGCGCTCGCGTAGTGATTCCGAATCATCGGATGTGACGTCAGATGTTGATATGGTGGACGTATCTATGCAATATCAACAGGGAGATGCTATAAGCCCTGATGACGGAAGTGATGACTACTCCATGATGAGTATCGGAAGCAGCGGAGAGGACAGTCTAAAACGAAGACCAAAACACCGCCCAAGATCTCTCAGCATCCCGAGATCCCAAAGTGCTACGTCATCTGATGACGAGACTTCCGACAGCAATGTCAGTACAGATACAGAGTGTCGTCTGGCGCATCTAGACGGAATGGACGGTGAACTCGTGGCCAGAGCTGCGTCTGCGTTCGCAGAAGAAATGGAGGACTTTAAATCACATGATCCTTGGAAAGAGCTTCAAATAAAACCGGAACCGGAAATTCATGAGGATATGAAAAAACGAAGTCCGTATGCTCCGCGTAGTCCCAGTTGGAGAGAGGGACTGGAAAGTCCGCCCTTCTCACCGCGACGCCGTGACTCATATCCGGGAAAGAAACGAGGTTCTCCGACCCGATCACCAAAAGATCGGCATCATTTCACATTCCCCGACACAACGTCCCCTAACGCCAAACAGCCCCAGTCCGAGACGGACGCACTGTTTGAGGCGGAATACGCCGAGGAACCACCACAGTTTGTTCATTCGGTGCATTCTCTCGAGGATAAGGACGCGCATGGCTACACTGCTTCTAATTACGGCAAAGATCGACAAAAAGATCATTCCGGCATTGTAGAATATGAGTGTGAACCAAGAATTATTGCGCGAATTCCCGAGTCAACCGCGTGCATGGATTTAGCAACATATGCGGCAACCATTGCCAGTAACACAGCAAACTTGACACAAATGTCTGTTTCTCCCACAAACCTTAATGCTCATGATCGTGATCGTATGATATCCCCCGATTCCCAGGGAAGCGTCTCCCCGATATCCCCCGGATACTATGAACACGGAACTATTCCAGAGGAAGACGAAGATGAGGAAGAGATCGAGCTCGCTGATCCTTCGTCGAAATCCATTGATTACCAAGGTTCTAAACGTCAAAAAGTTAGACCCCCTTCTACAGACTGGTCCCCTGTGATTGACCTTTCACCCATTCTGGACGTGTCACCCTCCATCGAGGAGGCGGAACAGGAAGACATGCTGGTCATGCAGGAGCAGGAGCGAAGGAGGCGAGAGTCCCAAGAGGAGGATACTTCCGGTGATGaatcaaaacattattttcaacCCGTAAAAGAGGAGGACGACTTGAAATCGTTCTATGGATTAAAACGTTATGAGCGCGTGGAAGATATCTGTAAGCTATTGGATATACCTGCTAGTGAGTTTGAGAACATTCAAACGAGCGCGGAGCCACAACCTAATGTTCCTGTTGTTACCACTGCTGATTTATGTAAACCCTCTACCACCACGACAGAACAAGCTATTCCTAGTTCTGTCTCTTCGATTATCACTGCTAAAGATGCTCCTGCCAAAGAGAATAAAACCAAACTAAACAATTCAACTGTTGTTAGTACCTCACGTGCAAAGCCCGATAGTATTGATGGAGCCTCGCCGAGTTCAGATAAATCTGACGGGAAAAGTGACGGGAAAACAAAGGACAGCAAGACGAGGCGGAAACTTCCAGAACCCACTGCCGACATGATAGCTCAACATTCTAGAAAGAAGAAACCTTTACCGCCTCTACCACCTACTACACTACAGAGGGAACCAGAAAGTGACAAGAAGAATAAGAACTACGCCACGGTTATTATACCAGAGCGAAAATTCACGTCTGCTGCTTCAAAGTCATTGACAGAAGCACAGCCCACCAAGTCATTGAAAGACCAAGTTCAAAAACAAGATTCAGAAGAACGCCGACGAAGAGCGAAAGACCTAAAAGCCAAACCGGATCCGTTGTTAATACAGCATATTGAGGCCGAGGAGCAGTCACTGTCACCGCAGTATAAAGTATTAGACTCACCGCCGAGTCCGGAGTCAAGGTCATCGTTAAAACGAGACTACTCGGACAGCACTTCCGTTTCCCCATCTTCATCACCTGACCGTGAACTGTATCCCTTCCCATCCCCAGTTACTCCCCCTGACTCGGACTCTTCCCCGCCAAAACCACACTCTCCTTCCTCTCCAGGAACTGATAATTTTGATGAAGACGGCGATTTAAGAGAAAGGACATCGTCTGCTGAAGCGATTTATGAGTGTATATTTCCTGTGCCTGCTGGAAAAACGGACAACACAGGAAAGGTCACCCCaggaaaaggaagaaaaaagtCTGACCAG TCTGCAGTAGATGGAAAGAAGGTAAGACGAAAGTTGCCTCCCCTTCCACCGGAAGAAGCGTCCGCCACCCCTCCGCCTATACCACCCAAACCAAAATCGTACAGCTCAGCGCGCCGGAACTCTGCAAGACAGAGGTCTGGATATATCACGCCCTCCTCGACCAGTGATGAATCGATGAACGAAGAGGATTTTGAGGTAGCCATGCTTACCAAACAGCGTCGTATGAATGATTTAGACAAGCCTTCCTTGGACCGATGGAATGGGAATTATCTTCCACCAGATATGGATGAttcaaaagtgaaaaagaatgtGAAACAAATGTATAATGAGGATGTTAAAGCTAACATCCCTCCCGATGTGTCCGTGGAGATTGACAGAGCAATGGACCAGTATAACAGAGAAAAGGACGAGACGGATCAGATAATTGATTCCATGATTACAATATACGGTGTACCAATAACACAAGCCATGAAGTCGCTGAAGAAACGACTGCAGGAAGAGTTAAGGCGAGCAACAGAAGGTCGAAGGCAAAGGATAGAAGAAATCGAGGAAATTCGTGCGTTACAAGCTCAGATATGTGAATTAAAGTTAAGTCAGGACTATGCTAAAGTGCAAGCCAAACGAAATGCTCAAAAGCAGGCAGCTGGCAAATCTGCTGGACCTGGCAATAAAAAGCGTGGATCCGCTCCCATGGCTGCTCCGAGATCCTCACCACAAGTCATGCCCCGGAGATCTCGACACAAGAGACAGTCTAGTGATCCAATGATCTCAAAGTTCTCACCCATTAAAGAGGATAAAGACATTGAAGCTGACTTTCAATTAAAAACCCACAAGACAAACGAGGAAGCTTCCCAGAAATATATCACAGATGACAGTTCACAATCTGGTTTGTCTGATAATGAGAGCATTCGTTCAGAACCCGCTTTTAATTCTagaaataagaaaactaaacCTTCTGCATACACTGATATGTTCTATAATCAGAACAACCCAGCGCGAAAACCAAATATCGAACCTTCCTCTTCTTTGCCATCCTTGCCACCTAAGTGTCATTCCGACACTAATTTACCAGAGAAAGCCAAATCAAAGAGCGCTATGTACGTGTCAGACGACGATGAATCAAGGGCCAGAGAAGACAGAAAGCAAAAATTACAACAAGAAATCGAAAAACGTAAAAAGAAACTGGAAGAGACCACTAAATTGAAAACTGAGCTATTCAATTTAACAAGATCTGGGCAGGTTATGGCTCACAGCTATGACGACATTCCCAAAAAATCGAGTCGAACCTACCCTTCATCTCGTCCTATTCCTACTGGTATCATAAAACCCATCGAAGACGATGACGACTTCGACGATGGTTCCGATGATAACGAATTTGTCACTAGAAGCCACCAGGAGATTAACAAGGCCAGTGTGGTGGAGTCTAGTGAAGCTAACTATAGTTCTTCCGAATATCTTGCTCACAAGCAAGAATCGGTCAGGCGTAGTAGACTAGAGGATGTTACCTCCTATTCAAGCCCCTATTTATTCACAGGAAATATCAATGACCCGCGCGTATCCAAAACAACCAAACAGAAGGTAGACTTTTACCTTGACCCTGCCTCTAGGGACGCTGTGATAACGAGTAGTGTGACCTTGCCTGACCTCCACTCGAGACGGGCCGACATGGAGTACCCTCCTCCCAAGGACTACGGCGCCATGTCAGACACAGAGACCAGTCCACCTAGCGACTCTACCCCAGCTATGCCCCTCCTTGATGACGTCAAAGAACGATCCCGGCAGATTATCCATGGCATTGGGACCGGAAGTCGACCGGTGTCCGCAGAGTTCAACTTCTCTGGGGGAGTAGAAG ACCTGATGAATGGGATGCACCGCGTGGAGAGTGACAACAGTGTGGACGCGGATGAACCAATCATGAAGCACATGATGGAGGGTGGGGTGACCATCCTAAAACAGCTAGAACGCAAGAAACAG CCTCCCCCTCCCCAGCCAAAGGTGTATGATTTCCCCATAAAGAGGATTCTGTTGACAAGAGACCCTAAAGATCGGTCAATTAAAG cCGGGAACGGGCTGGGGATGAAAATCGTCGGTGGTCGAACTATACCAGGAACAAAAACCGTAGGTGCCTATGTAGCCGCCATTTACCAAGGGGGTGTGGCCGAGCAGCTGTTAGGAGAACTACAAGAGG GTGATCAAATATTGGAATGGAACGGGATCGATCTCTCGGACAAGACTTATGAAGAAGTCCAGACAATTATATGTCAGCCTAATGGAGAGATCGAGCTGGTAGTGCGCCC AGCTCCCCATAGAGCAGGAAGATCTAAAACAGAGGAGAGTTATGGTTCTTCCTATGATAACTTCGAGTTCGTCTCTGATGACGTCTATG AGAAATGCGTCAAGTCCAACCTTGGAGTGGACCCCGGTCAGCTTGCAGCACAGTTGGCGGGAATTAACGACACAGAGTCCCCCAACGCCTCTCAGTCGTCCTCCCAGCACGAGTACTTCACCCCCAGCGTGTCCTCCCAGTGTAGCTCTCCACGGTCAGACCCTGCCTCCGTGTCCTCGGACAGACAGCGGGGTAACAGCTCGGACGACCGCTCACAGAGAACCAGTTTAGACGATAGACAGACGACAAGAGCAAATGTTGATGAAAAGACCGCAAGAAACCATACTCAGGACAGGCATCAGAGATCGAGCTTAGATGAGAGGTCTCAGCGGTCCGCGTCGGACGATAGACCACAGAGATGTAGTTTAGATGAGAGGTCGTCTCGGTCAACTTACAATGGCAGGTCGCAAAGAACCAGTTTAGAGAGCAAATCGCAGAGGACTAGTTTAGAAAGGTCACCAAGGCCGTCGCCACGACCGTCGCCAAGGCCGAGTGTGGAGGAGAAGCGGAAACAGGTGGCGACCCCTGACGACAGACATCAGTCACGTGTCCTAGAGAAGTCCGACTCTGTGGACAAAGTTGACAAG TCTACACAGCAAGAAGACAAATACTGGGGAGATATACAG CTGCAGCTGGGCCATGATGAGCACGAGAGTAACCTACACATACACGTGATACAGGCGAGGAACCTGAAACCTAAGGACATCAACGGCCTGTCCGATCCCTTTGTCAAGATTTACTTGCTGCCAGGAAGGTG TTCCGAGAACAAGAGGCGAACGAAGCACATTTCACGGACACTGAACCCAGAGTGGCATCAGACCGTGACTTTCCAGAACATCCACCACGAGGAGGTCAAGTACAAGACCCTGGAGATCACCGTTTGGGACTACGACAGGTTCAAGGCCAACGACTTCCTAGGGGAGGTCGTCATCGACCTGGCCG